The Ostrea edulis chromosome 1, xbOstEdul1.1, whole genome shotgun sequence genomic sequence aatattgcttttctctattttttttagttatatgacattttagagctgttcaaacatagcacttttttccaatatttcgtgacctttttgcaccgaaaattatctcaaagttgtttttccatgtcgaacccaaactaaacatgatagaaactttttatttggcaaatttcatattggggtcagtaggaacctgtgcacaaagtttcatgaaaatctgagagatagcatgtgccgacctctgcctgatatcataatggacacccTCTTAAATTCCATTGATATTTCTAATGTTCTTTTAATGATCATCCTAACTGTTTGAAACTATCGCAGTACTCGATGAACGCACTGAACATTCGATTTGAGAGAAAGACGTTGTATTACAAAGTAAAGCTATCATAAGTCAGTGTTACTACTTAAGCAAGGTCCTCTGCATGGATTAATCTAAGATTTCAAGTAATTACTGCAAGATCTGCACCCATTGTTTCTGTATCCCCATATTGCACTCCATATACATCACATTTCTccttataaaatcaaaattataacaCTTTCCATATAAACCCTTGGACGTTTTCACTATTTTGAATAGAGGTTTTCTTAAACAAATGTGGCTTGACTCAATTGAATGTTGATGTCATTAGTGATCAATTTCTGGATAAGTCTACAGAAGAAACAATTCAAAACTGTTTCGAATGACAATCAAACATCAGGATGTACCAATTCTAATGACAAACATCAGATGTACCAATTCTAACGACAATCAAACATCAGATGTACCAATTCTAACGACAATCAAACATCAGATGTACCAAATCTAATGACAATCAAACATCAACATGTACCAATTCTAATGACAATCAAACATCAGGATGTACCAATTCTAATGACAATCAAACATCGGATGTACCAATTCGAACGACAATCAAACATCAGATGTACCAATTCTAATGACAAACATCAGATGTACCAATTCTAACGACAATCAAACATCAGGATATACCAATTTTAACGACAATCAAACATCAGATGTACCAATTCTAATGACAAACATCAGATGTACCAATTCTAACTACAATCAAACATCAGATGTACCAATTCTAATGACAATCAAACATCAGATGTACCAATTCTAACGACAATCAAACATCAGATGTACCAATTCTAACGACAATCAAACATCAGATGTACCAATTCTAACGACAATCAAACATCAGGATGTGCCAATTCTAAGGACAACCAAACATCAGATGTACCAATTCTAACGACAATCAAACATCAGGATATACCAATTTTAACGACAATCAAACATCAGATGTACCAATTCTAATGACAAACATCAGATGTACCAATTCTAACTACAATCAAACATCAGATGTACCAATTCTAACGACAACCAGACATCAGCTGTACCAATTCTAATGACAAACGCCAGATGTACCAATTCTAACGACAATCAAACATCAGATGTACCAATTCTAATGACAAACAAACATCAGATGTACCAATTCTAATGACAAACAGCAGATGTACCAATTCTAATAACAAACGTCAGATGTACCAATTCTAACGACAATCAAACATCATGATGTGCcaattctaatgacaaaaaacaTCAGATGTAGCAATTCTAATGACAATCAAACATCAGATGTACAAATTCTAATGATAATCAAACATCAGATGTACCAATTCTAACGACAATCAAACATCAGTTGTACCAATTCTAATGACAAACATCAGATGTACCAGTTCTAACGATAATCAAAAATCAAATGTACCAATCCTAATGACAATCAAACATCAGGATGTACCAATTCTAATGACATTCAAACATCAGGATGTACCATATCTAATGACAATCAAACCTCAGATGTACCAATTCTAACGACAATCAAATATCAGATGTACCAATTCTAATGACAATCAAACATCAGAATGCACCAATTCTAATGACAAACATCAGATGTACCAATTCTAACGACAATCAAACATCAAGATATACCAAATCTAATCACAAACATCAGATGTACCAATTCTAACGACAATCAAACATCAGATGTACCAATTCTAACAACAATCAAACATCAGATGTACCAATTCTAATGACAATCAAACATCAGATGTACCAATTCTAATGACAATCAAACATCAGATGTACCAATTCTAATGACAATCAAACATCAGGATGTACCAATTCTAATGACAATCAAACATCAGGATGTACCAATTCTAATGACAATCAAACATCAGGATGTACCAATTCTAACGACAATCAAACATCAGATGTACCAATTCTAACGACAATCAAACATCAGATGTACCAATTCTAATGACAATCAAACTTCACATGTACCAATTCTAATGACAATCAAACATCAGATGTACCAATTCTAATGACAATCAAACATCAGATGTACCAATTCTAATGACAATCAAACATCAGGATGTACCAATTCTAATGACAATCAAACATCAGGATGTACCAATTCTAATGACAATCAAACATCAGGATGTACCAATTCTAACGACAATCAAACATCAGATGTACCAATTCTAACGACAATCAAACATCAGATGTACCAATTCTAATGACAATCAAACTTCACATGTACCAATTCTAATGACAATCAAACATCGGGATGTGCCAATTGTAATGACAATCAGAAATCAGATGTACCAATTCTAATGACAATCAAACATCAGATGTACCAATTCTAACGACAATCAAACATCGGGATGTACCAATTCTAATGACAAACATCAGATGGACCAATTTTAACGACAATCAAACATCAGGATGTACTAATTCTAATGACAATCAAACATCAGGATGGACCAATTCTAACGACAATCAAACATCAGATGTACCGATTCTAATGATAATCAAACATCAGATGTACCAATTCTAATGACAATCAAACATCTGGATGTGCCAATTCTAACGACAATCAAACATCAGATGTACCAATTCTAACGACAATCAAACATCATATGTACCAATTCTAATTACAATCAAACATCACATGTACCAATTCTAATGACAAACAAACATCAGATGTACCAATTCTAATGACATTCAAACATCAGGATGTACCAATTCTAATGACAATCAAACATCAGATGTGCCCATTCTAATGACAAACATCAGATGTACCAATTCTAACGACAATAAAACATCAGATGTATCAATTCTAACGACAATCAAACATCAGATGTACCAATTCTAACGACAATCAAACATCAGATGTACCAATTCTAACGACAATTAAACATCAGATGTACCAATTCTAATGATAATCAAACATCAGATGTACCAATTCTAATGACAATCAAACATGAGGATGTACCAATTCTAATGACAAACATCAGATGTACCAATTCTAACGACAATCAAACATCAGGATGTGCCAATTCTAATGACAATCAAACATCAGATGTACCAATTCTAATGACAATCAAACATCAGATGTACCAATTCTAATGACAATCAAACATCAGGATGTACCAATTCTAATGACAATCAAACATCAGATGTACCAATTCTAATGACAAACATCAGATGTACCAATTCTAACGACAATCAAACATCAGATGTACCAATTCTAATGACAATCAAACATCAGATGTCCCAATTCCAACGACAATCAAACCTCAGATGTACCAATTCTAACGACAATCAAATATCAGATGTACCAATTCTAATGACAATCAAACATCAGAATGCACCAATTCTAATGACAAACATCAGATGTACCAGTTCTAACGACAATCAAACATCAGGATAAACCAAATCTAATGACAAACATCAGATGTACCAATTCTAACGACAATCAAACATCAGATGTACCAATTCCAACAACAATCAAATATCAGATGTACCAATTCTAATGACAAACATCAGATGTACCAATTCTAATGACAATCAAACATCAGGATGTACCAATTCTAATGACAATCAAACATCTGATGTACCAATTCTAATGACAATCAAACATCAGAATGTACCAATTCTAATGACAATCAAACATCAGGATGTACTAATTCTAATGACAATCAAACATCAGGATGTACCAATTCTAACGACAATCAAACATCAGATGTACCAATTCTAACGACAATCAAACATCAGATGTACCAATTCTAATGACAATCAAACTTCACATGTACCAATTGTAATGACAATCAAACATCGGGATGTGCCAATTGTAATGACAATCAGAAATCAGATGTACCAATTCTAATGACAATCAAACATCAGATATACCAATTTTAACGACAATCAAACATCGGGATGTACCAATTCTAATGACAAACATCAGATGGACCAATTTTAACGACAATCAAACATCAGGATGTACCAAttctaatgacaaacataaGATGTACCAATTCTAACGACAATCAAACATCAGATGTACCGATTCAAATGATAATCAAACATCAGGATGTACCAATTCTAATGACAATCAAACATCTGGATGTGCCAATTCTAACGACAATCAAACATCAGATGTACCAATTCTAACGACAATCAAACATCTGATGTACCAATTCTAATGAGAATCAAACATCAGGATGTACCAATTCTAATGACAATCAAACATCAGATGTACCAATTCTAATGACAAACATCAGATGTACCAATTCTAACGACAATCAACATCAGATGTACCAATTCTAATGATAATCAAACATCAGATGTACCAATTGTAATGACAATCAACCATGAGGATGTACCAATTCTAATGACAAACATCAAATGTACCAATTCTAACGACAATCAAACATCAGATGTACCAATTCTAACGACAATCAAACATCAGGATGTGCCAATTCTAATGACAATCAAACATCAGGATGTACCAATTCTAACGACAATCAAACATCAGATGTACCAATTCTAATGACAAACATCAGATGTTTCAATTCTAACGACAATCAAACATCAGGATGTACCAATTCTAACGACAACCAAACATCAGGATGTACCAATTCTAACGACAATCAAACATCAGATGTACCAATTCTAACGACAATCAAACATCAGATGTACCAATTCTAATGACAATCAAACATCAGATGTACCAATTCTAACGACAATCAAACATCAGATGTACCAATTCTAACGACAACCAGACATCAGATGTACCAATTCTAATGACAATCAAACATCAGATGTACCAAATCTAATCACAATCAAACATCAGGATGTACCAATTCTAATGACAATCAAACCTCAGACATACCAGTTCTAACGACAATCAAACATCAGATGTACCAATTCTAATGACAATCAAACATCAGATGTACCAATTCTAATGACAAACATCAGATGTACCAATTCTAACGACAATCAAACATCAGATGTATCAATTCTAATGACAATCAAGCATCAGATGTACCAATTCTAATGACAATCAAACATCAGGATGTACCAATTCTAATGACAATCAAACATCAGATGTACCAATTCTAATGACAAACATCAGATGTTTCAATTCTAACGACAATCAAACATCAGATGTACATATCATATATCAAAAAGTTTCATTGGCAAAAAccatctattttaaaatttgtacaattattaagtgtTCATAATCTACACGAACTTTGTAATTTATGGAAAAATGTCTTGCACTTAAGTTGCGAGAAAACCTTGTTGAAGTTATTCTCCATTTTCGAATTTGTACACCGCCATACAATGccatgtttatgtatttataactatttatgtatacatattttaaCTGATGTGATAAGACGTGCATTGTATGTCTTAAGCAATAAAGAGAGTAAAAGAAAATGtagtctcacggcgggtgtgaccggtcgacagggggagcttactcttcctaggcacctgaaactacctctggtatatccagggtctgTGTTTATCCAACTCTCcagtttgtattgctaataggagttatgagattaattactgtttgttatcttcgcctttcattcatTACATGCGTATACTACACATCTATTCTAGTTCAAGGATTCTGGCAAATTCCATGGCCACAATTTATCGAGAACCAAGGTGGCTGCTTTCAAAGTTCGATGCGTATTCGGTACGCGGTGGCTAACTGAAATTATATGGAATGACGTTAATTCTTACCTATGATatactatataacataatatcTGACAGTTCACGTGTCGAGGTTATATAGTATAATATAGGTACCGGTACTAGTAAACttcattcatttcttaattCCAGGAACAAAGAAAATCTTAGGGATGGCAAAGAACACGTGAAACCATGTCGAACTTCTCAGCCACATTCATTCATTCTGCAATCACTTTAACTGTTTTTCGAAACATCTCGATACAGAACAAACTTTTCTAGCACCCTTTATCATTTGTGCTGGAAGATGAATAAAACAAAgagatttgaattttttttatcattttaattctgTTTAACTCGGCAATAACATGCTGACGTGTATTTCATCAACCAAAAACGTACATGTTAAAGAAATATTTCCATTTGGAAGATAAGCGACCAGGCGCGGCACTTACGCTTGTGCCCTCTCTATCGGATACAACAGCTCGCATGCACACATCAGAACCGCCGGCAAACTTTTTGATCTGGTCTAGCACACTGGTTGTGCTCCAGCAATAATGGACCCCCCAGACCACATTTTCAGTTGTAACTCCTCCCAATTTACTTTTGTAGTGGCTAGTGTTAATCTTGGATTTTTCCTTTGGTACGCTCGATGTTATTACATTTCTACCGTCCTTTTGCAGGTATTCATCTCCTCCACATAGATTAAACATATGTCCATTCTTCCCTGTCCATGATTTTTTCATTTCGTTGTATACAAGAACGACCCATTCTCTCCAGTAATATTTTTCGgtataaaatgaatacaatcgGTTTGCAAATTGTCCGTGATTATCACCTTTGTATTGTGCAGAAAGGTCTTTCAAATCTGTGAATCTTTGGGTTGTCCATTTGTTAGTGACTTCCGTATCCACGTCTTTGATTTTCTGTGCAGCTTCCCTGATAAATTTATCCATTTGAGTTTTTTCCATTTCATAGCTGGCGTCTTTCTTTGTAACTTTCAGGTAGGCTAAGTTGACTTTAACAGCTGAAAGAAGAAGGGCGAGACTTCCAGTCATTATCTTTTGAACCTTCTTGCGGTCATTGCTTGTATATTGCATTGCTTC encodes the following:
- the LOC125663955 gene encoding uncharacterized protein LOC125663955, which produces MRVMRLLLFVLVLLFISDLHADVGDDMETATTAVKAGIEATSAIGDIVEGVKVLAKMSKFLGKIAPFLAAIGPIMDIITMFLPKQEDPTLKYLKEQFSKVDSNFRNMERLFVEVKNLVREKGLNAQFSEIEQNIHALSYRLHMLMTAPKDAVEGQKARFIQAFETSYHSAAKKIYDAITKERAFTDSIPKEAMQYTSNDRKKVQKIMTGSLALLLSAVKVNLAYLKVTKKDASYEMEKTQMDKFIREAAQKIKDVDTEVTNKWTTQRFTDLKDLSAQYKGDNHGQFANRLYSFYTEKYYWREWVVLVYNEMKKSWTGKNGHMFNLCGGDEYLQKDGRNVITSSVPKEKSKINTSHYKSKLGGVTTENVVWGVHYCWSTTSVLDQIKKFAGGSDVCMRAVVSDREGTSVSAAPGRLSSKWKYFFNMYVFG